Proteins encoded in a region of the [Limnothrix rosea] IAM M-220 genome:
- a CDS encoding phage tail protein, translating to MMLNQNPLHSQYISYLPAILQEDQLLAQFLLSFEQVLSGFETEPQAAIIIPSDAVSPPGLESILDNIHLYFSPQDTPSEFLPWLAGWVGLSLRDEWDVRVKREFIRQVISLYQLRGTKIGLEKVLALYLKNSGFGDKVKVYEHFEHLPHYFQVQLTLPDRDPEKYWRQARIAKAIIDQEKPAHTYYTLKILVPTMQITKDVHQYFRFTLFDPPEQRAFELSITITPDENSPEQNISWLAQQLKVSLENNHKSTEFSSQQTSIRGNSFVQTFSISYQQSLLSLDGLNIVLSNQTDSLFLGAIAVNLHYHLNHQKVTNQIYTEQLNLLPVLRIINPEDNQGNTIIFADHDPAGLMITDKIKSQSHTFHLFDRPEIQTFTLNTQIIVESATETIRQDDEEIQQPVEINRDLMFKLGTTIREQNSNSHLLSYRPNIEENILIFQKVVTHKQFLKTLEGYQLRLNNISLKQLSGQVNIDISFQFNQGTVTHRIISQAFNLAALGEFDRMQICQRDPTSANGYSGNTILGTTSQAI from the coding sequence ATGATGCTCAACCAAAACCCACTCCATAGCCAGTATATTTCCTATCTCCCAGCCATCCTTCAGGAAGACCAATTACTCGCGCAATTTTTATTGAGTTTTGAGCAAGTTCTAAGCGGATTTGAAACAGAACCCCAAGCCGCCATAATCATTCCTTCAGATGCAGTTTCACCACCCGGTTTAGAAAGTATTCTCGACAATATTCATCTCTACTTTAGCCCCCAAGATACCCCCTCAGAATTTTTACCTTGGCTAGCAGGCTGGGTCGGCTTAAGTTTACGCGATGAATGGGATGTGCGGGTCAAAAGAGAATTCATTCGTCAAGTCATTTCTTTATATCAACTGCGCGGCACAAAAATCGGTTTAGAAAAGGTTTTAGCCCTGTATTTAAAAAACTCAGGTTTTGGCGACAAAGTAAAAGTCTACGAGCATTTTGAACATTTGCCCCACTACTTCCAAGTTCAGCTCACCTTACCGGATCGCGACCCCGAAAAATATTGGCGACAAGCCCGCATTGCCAAAGCCATTATTGACCAAGAAAAACCAGCCCACACCTACTACACGCTAAAAATTCTTGTGCCCACGATGCAGATCACAAAAGATGTGCATCAATATTTTCGTTTTACGTTATTTGACCCACCAGAACAGAGAGCTTTTGAGCTATCAATCACCATCACCCCCGATGAAAATAGTCCGGAGCAAAATATCAGTTGGCTAGCACAACAATTAAAAGTCTCCCTTGAAAATAACCATAAATCTACTGAATTCTCTTCTCAACAAACTTCCATTAGAGGCAATTCTTTTGTCCAAACATTTTCTATTTCTTACCAGCAATCACTCTTATCCCTTGATGGTTTGAATATTGTTCTTTCCAACCAAACAGACTCTCTATTTCTTGGGGCGATCGCCGTCAACCTCCATTACCATCTCAATCACCAAAAAGTCACCAACCAAATTTACACAGAACAACTAAATCTTCTCCCAGTTTTACGTATAATAAACCCAGAAGATAACCAAGGTAACACCATAATTTTTGCAGATCATGACCCAGCAGGCCTGATGATTACAGATAAAATAAAATCACAATCTCACACATTTCACCTATTTGATAGACCAGAAATTCAAACCTTCACCCTTAACACTCAAATTATTGTTGAATCTGCCACCGAAACAATCAGGCAAGATGACGAAGAAATACAACAACCCGTAGAAATAAACCGCGATTTAATGTTCAAATTAGGGACAACCATTCGAGAGCAAAACTCCAATAGCCATCTCCTCAGTTACCGACCCAATATCGAAGAAAATATTCTTATTTTTCAGAAAGTAGTGACCCATAAACAATTCCTTAAAACCCTAGAAGGCTATCAACTAAGACTAAATAATATTAGCCTTAAACAACTATCTGGACAGGTAAATATTGATATTTCTTTTCAGTTTAATCAGGGAACAGTGACCCACCGCATTATTTCCCAAGCTTTTAACCTTGCTGCCCTTGGAGAGTTTGACCGAATGCAGATTTGTCAGCGCGATCCCACCTCAGCTAATGGTTATTCCGGTAACACTATTTTGGGAACCACCAGCCAAGCTATTTAA
- a CDS encoding phycoerythrobilin:ferredoxin oxidoreductase, giving the protein MSVYQSFLDYATQVMGDRLPELKPYPIPEGFEKNEATVGKGKREAHVVTTSHGFCTPKLRQIRAAHVEGGIACQVLNFVIFPDLNYDLPFFGADLVTLPGGPLIAIDMQPLFHTDEYRARYSDPVMPLFEKYREDLPWGGDFPEEAKAYFSPAFLWTRPTAPDAVETHVFAAFKDYLNAYLDLVEKAEPVTDRLTLDKIRDAQLSYVNYRAEKDPARGMLTRFYGAEWTEEYIHGFLFDLERKLAIAA; this is encoded by the coding sequence ATGTCTGTTTATCAATCTTTTCTCGATTATGCGACTCAAGTAATGGGCGATCGCCTGCCGGAGTTGAAGCCTTATCCGATTCCTGAAGGTTTTGAGAAAAATGAGGCAACGGTTGGTAAAGGGAAACGGGAAGCCCATGTGGTGACGACAAGCCATGGTTTTTGTACGCCTAAGCTGCGGCAAATTCGGGCGGCTCATGTGGAAGGGGGCATCGCTTGTCAGGTTTTGAATTTTGTGATTTTCCCTGACTTAAATTATGATTTGCCTTTTTTTGGTGCGGATTTGGTGACCTTGCCGGGGGGGCCTCTGATTGCCATTGATATGCAGCCTCTCTTTCATACCGATGAATATCGTGCTCGCTATAGCGATCCGGTCATGCCATTGTTTGAAAAGTACCGGGAGGATTTACCTTGGGGCGGTGATTTTCCGGAGGAAGCAAAGGCTTATTTCTCTCCTGCATTTCTCTGGACTCGTCCCACAGCGCCTGATGCGGTGGAAACCCATGTGTTTGCGGCGTTTAAAGACTATCTCAATGCTTATCTGGATTTGGTTGAAAAGGCTGAACCTGTGACTGATCGTCTAACTTTAGACAAAATCCGGGACGCGCAATTGAGCTATGTGAACTATCGAGCAGAAAAAGATCCGGCGCGGGGCATGTTAACCCGTTTCTATGGCGCGGAGTGGACAGAAGAATATATTCATGGTTTCTTGTTTGATCTTGAAAGAAAGTTGGCGATCGCCGCGTAG
- a CDS encoding baseplate protein J, producing MSLPLPNLDDRNYAQLVEAAIAQIPVEYPEWTDHNPSDTGITLIEMLAWLTEMVLYRVNQVPDQNITSFLSLLKGEPYKLPINLTPDQQQEQLQAEIRQTLSQLRQRYRAVTTPDFRHLILHEWTHQANATDLKVIRVKCLPQRNLTSATPYETAKSHLSIVVLPQQTEALTANPLSQNPRKLFEFLDARRLLTTQLHIVTPTYVAIALKTKLILNDGSQPETVKKLAEQELSFFFHPTNSGNYWQGKGWQFGRSVYISELYSLLDKVEGVDYVSELVLKNVAGETVEEVALMPDQLVEFNLTNTDITTIVQVGNETREI from the coding sequence ATGAGTTTACCCTTACCCAACCTCGATGACCGTAACTATGCCCAGCTCGTCGAAGCGGCGATCGCCCAGATTCCGGTGGAATATCCAGAGTGGACAGATCACAACCCCTCCGATACAGGCATTACGCTCATTGAAATGTTGGCATGGCTCACAGAAATGGTGCTATACCGCGTCAACCAAGTGCCCGACCAAAATATTACGAGTTTTTTGAGTTTGCTAAAGGGCGAACCCTACAAGCTGCCCATCAATCTTACCCCCGACCAACAGCAGGAACAGTTACAGGCAGAAATTCGCCAGACCCTCTCCCAACTGCGCCAACGCTATCGCGCCGTCACCACCCCAGATTTTCGCCATTTGATTTTGCATGAATGGACACACCAAGCGAATGCAACAGACCTGAAAGTGATACGCGTGAAATGTTTACCCCAAAGAAATCTCACCTCTGCAACCCCCTACGAAACAGCAAAAAGTCATCTCAGCATTGTGGTGCTTCCCCAACAAACAGAAGCGTTAACGGCAAATCCCCTTAGTCAAAATCCCCGAAAGCTTTTTGAATTCCTTGATGCCCGACGGTTACTCACAACCCAATTGCACATTGTCACACCAACCTATGTGGCGATCGCCCTCAAAACAAAGCTGATTTTAAATGACGGTAGCCAACCCGAAACCGTTAAAAAATTAGCCGAACAAGAACTAAGTTTCTTTTTTCATCCCACCAATTCCGGGAACTATTGGCAAGGCAAAGGCTGGCAGTTTGGGCGTAGCGTCTATATTTCTGAACTTTACAGTCTGCTCGATAAGGTCGAAGGGGTGGATTATGTCAGCGAATTGGTTCTAAAAAATGTGGCGGGAGAAACTGTTGAGGAGGTCGCTTTAATGCCAGATCAATTAGTTGAATTTAATTTAACAAATACCGACATCACCACCATTGTCCAAGTCGGCAACGAAACCCGCGAAATCTAA
- a CDS encoding protein kinase domain-containing protein has translation MEILCTRPNCGSPQNQFSDLDDPTHLKTTQQKYCTSCGMHLILGGRYLVEKLLGQGGFGAAYLARDRYTPTMRKCVVKQFQPIGNLDDEQLALAQGLFEREAHVLERIGNRHKQIPDLLAFFPLIVPTAHGTGNDQYFYLVQEYIEGEDLEQELERKGKFSEAEVQSILISMLGVLDFVHTEGTIHRDIKPSNIMRRKDGLFYLLDFGAVKEVTIGVAAKTPSQRSTGIYSPGYAPPEQMRGAQVFPATDLYALAVTCIVLLTNESPKTLFDAYSNSWQWQKFVRVSPLLAALLDQMLQSVPGDRPATAKAVLDALRPAPSAPSPTSYQGTQIQSKAIAPNPSPTPKHKPQPTQTPRARPAKKPAPPSSQKQPDNEGSIVNSLVGAAFVGLEGTFLYFATMGFVGGSLGIGLWGAIMGGLIFGIVRKVISGGWMPVLGILSAGVGGIAAQSTFGMSFFPVLFFAVIAAAGVTFVFVIFTVVYRLLQNIL, from the coding sequence ATGGAGATCCTCTGTACCCGCCCCAACTGCGGTAGCCCTCAAAATCAGTTTAGTGATCTCGATGATCCCACACATTTAAAAACCACACAGCAAAAATATTGCACAAGTTGCGGTATGCACCTCATCCTTGGGGGGCGGTATTTAGTCGAAAAATTATTAGGACAAGGGGGATTTGGAGCTGCTTATCTAGCGCGCGATCGCTACACCCCAACCATGCGAAAATGTGTGGTGAAACAGTTTCAACCCATCGGTAATCTCGATGACGAACAGTTGGCTTTAGCGCAGGGGTTATTTGAGCGAGAAGCCCATGTTTTAGAGCGTATCGGGAATCGCCATAAACAAATTCCTGATCTTCTTGCTTTTTTTCCGCTCATTGTCCCGACCGCACATGGGACAGGGAATGACCAATATTTTTATTTGGTGCAGGAATATATTGAGGGTGAAGATTTAGAGCAGGAGCTAGAGCGTAAAGGCAAATTTTCGGAAGCGGAAGTGCAAAGCATCTTGATATCGATGTTGGGGGTGTTGGATTTTGTCCATACTGAAGGTACGATCCACCGTGATATTAAACCGTCTAATATTATGCGTCGCAAAGATGGGCTGTTTTATTTACTGGATTTTGGTGCGGTAAAGGAGGTGACGATTGGGGTTGCGGCGAAAACTCCATCTCAGCGTTCGACGGGTATTTATTCTCCGGGTTATGCTCCTCCTGAACAGATGCGTGGGGCGCAGGTTTTTCCGGCAACGGATCTCTATGCTCTGGCGGTAACTTGTATTGTTCTCCTCACGAATGAATCGCCGAAAACGTTGTTTGATGCCTATAGTAATTCTTGGCAATGGCAAAAATTTGTACGGGTTAGTCCTTTGCTGGCGGCTCTGCTTGATCAGATGTTGCAATCGGTTCCCGGCGATCGCCCTGCTACTGCTAAAGCTGTTTTAGATGCCCTTAGGCCTGCTCCATCTGCGCCATCCCCAACGTCCTACCAAGGAACTCAGATCCAATCCAAGGCGATCGCCCCGAACCCAAGCCCTACACCAAAACATAAGCCTCAGCCCACCCAAACTCCCCGAGCTCGCCCAGCCAAAAAACCTGCACCACCGTCAAGCCAAAAGCAACCAGATAACGAAGGCTCGATTGTTAATTCTCTCGTCGGCGCGGCCTTTGTGGGTCTGGAAGGAACCTTTCTCTACTTTGCCACCATGGGTTTTGTGGGGGGGAGCTTGGGGATTGGTCTTTGGGGAGCCATTATGGGGGGCTTGATTTTTGGGATCGTCCGCAAAGTGATCTCCGGTGGTTGGATGCCCGTTTTAGGGATTTTATCGGCTGGGGTTGGGGGCATTGCCGCCCAGTCGACATTTGGTATGTCGTTTTTTCCCGTACTCTTTTTTGCGGTGATAGCAGCAGCAGGCGTAACGTTTGTGTTTGTTATTTTTACTGTTGTCTATCGTCTTTTACAAAATATCTTATAG
- a CDS encoding THUMP domain-containing class I SAM-dependent RNA methyltransferase, with the protein MQQYFATVARGVEEIAAKELETLGAQEIRPDYCGVYFQGDRRLLYKVNLWSRLAFRVLVKIKRVKAFTVKELYRGVQSIDWSEYVTPDQTIAVNCTGKNKKLNHTHFTALQIKNAIIDQQREQFGDRSSVNVEDPDVQINAHIHENRCILSLDSSGHSLHRRGYRPAMGKAPLKENFAAALLDLAEWTPELPLVDPLCGSGTFLIEGALKSMNFAPGLFQGDFGFQHWQDYDADLWQNLLNEAEYAAKDKIQQPIVGQDNDENVVQQAWTNAENCGVAEQIKLSCKKLEAVEAPADHGVIICNPPYGVRIGHDQDLELLYKTIGDVFKQKFKGWTGYILTGNADLAKKVGLRASRRFVVYNGGIECRLLKYELY; encoded by the coding sequence ATGCAACAATATTTTGCGACGGTGGCACGGGGTGTGGAAGAGATTGCCGCAAAAGAACTAGAGACCCTTGGGGCACAGGAGATTCGGCCAGATTATTGCGGTGTCTATTTTCAGGGCGATCGCCGACTTTTGTATAAAGTTAATTTGTGGTCACGGCTAGCCTTTCGGGTGCTGGTGAAGATTAAGCGAGTCAAAGCGTTTACGGTAAAAGAACTTTATCGCGGTGTGCAAAGTATCGATTGGTCTGAATATGTCACCCCCGACCAAACCATTGCCGTGAACTGTACAGGCAAAAATAAAAAGCTCAATCACACCCATTTCACCGCATTACAAATTAAAAATGCCATTATCGATCAGCAGCGAGAACAGTTCGGCGATCGCTCCAGTGTCAATGTCGAAGACCCAGACGTGCAAATAAACGCACATATCCACGAAAACCGATGCATCCTCAGCCTAGACAGCTCCGGCCATAGCTTACATCGACGAGGTTATCGCCCAGCCATGGGTAAAGCCCCCCTCAAGGAAAACTTTGCCGCTGCCCTATTAGATTTAGCAGAATGGACACCAGAGTTGCCCCTTGTTGATCCCCTGTGTGGTTCCGGTACTTTTCTTATCGAAGGAGCCTTGAAAAGTATGAATTTTGCGCCGGGATTATTCCAAGGAGATTTTGGTTTTCAGCACTGGCAAGACTACGATGCAGACCTTTGGCAAAATTTATTAAACGAAGCTGAATACGCTGCAAAAGATAAGATTCAACAACCGATTGTTGGGCAAGATAACGATGAAAATGTGGTGCAGCAAGCTTGGACAAATGCCGAAAATTGTGGTGTCGCAGAACAAATTAAATTAAGCTGTAAAAAATTAGAAGCCGTAGAAGCACCCGCAGACCATGGCGTGATCATTTGTAATCCACCCTATGGCGTGCGCATTGGTCATGATCAAGATTTGGAGCTTTTATACAAAACCATTGGTGATGTCTTTAAACAAAAATTTAAAGGCTGGACAGGCTACATTTTGACAGGTAATGCAGACCTAGCCAAAAAAGTAGGATTACGCGCATCCCGTCGCTTCGTTGTGTATAACGGCGGCATTGAATGTCGTTTATTAAAGTATGAACTGTATTAA
- a CDS encoding cytochrome b, with product MSVHWLMAAGYLILFMTGSFMARLPREFFIRSPLYDFHKSIGALVMAILTWRIIVLLQVWWKKYTKRLPKLSRKWWQKASLHALLYVFMWAVPVSGFFFSNSFKSNNVKLFGIVLPDLFPQNEALVDLGRNLHFWLAYTFLVFIILHTLDQRKVLRANWKRFLGFVKAKFAAS from the coding sequence ATGTCCGTGCATTGGCTGATGGCAGCGGGTTACCTCATTCTGTTTATGACGGGATCATTTATGGCTCGGCTCCCCAGGGAGTTTTTCATTCGCAGTCCCCTCTATGATTTTCATAAGTCGATAGGTGCGTTGGTGATGGCAATACTCACTTGGCGGATTATCGTACTGCTGCAAGTATGGTGGAAAAAATATACGAAACGCTTGCCTAAACTCAGTCGTAAGTGGTGGCAGAAAGCAAGCTTACATGCTCTACTGTATGTCTTTATGTGGGCAGTGCCCGTTAGTGGATTTTTCTTTTCGAATTCGTTCAAAAGTAATAATGTGAAGCTTTTTGGGATTGTTTTGCCGGATCTATTTCCTCAAAATGAGGCATTGGTTGATCTCGGTAGAAACTTACATTTTTGGCTAGCTTATACGTTTTTGGTATTTATAATTCTGCATACATTGGATCAACGCAAAGTGCTCCGGGCAAATTGGAAGCGGTTTCTGGGTTTTGTAAAAGCGAAGTTCGCAGCATCTTAG
- a CDS encoding Uma2 family endonuclease, which translates to MTVATSRLTLTETQRFVLPGRHSWEKFQAIQAATSESGVRLSYLDGVIEFMTLGERHESIKTMIGFLIELFLFNQGIEFEPVGSATRESEENSVSFEPDESYYLGEQREHPDLAIEVNITSGSPRKLERYKRFSIQEVWMWQNNQLSLYSLDNGEYQEIPASKLLPDLDITLLTECVLMPSRLQAIQKFTGKE; encoded by the coding sequence ATGACGGTTGCAACGTCTCGACTGACCCTTACCGAAACCCAAAGATTTGTGCTTCCCGGTCGCCACAGTTGGGAAAAATTTCAAGCTATTCAAGCTGCCACAAGTGAGTCTGGCGTGAGGCTGTCATATTTAGACGGAGTGATTGAGTTTATGACCCTTGGTGAACGCCACGAATCGATCAAAACAATGATTGGCTTTTTGATTGAGCTATTTTTGTTCAACCAAGGTATCGAGTTTGAACCTGTTGGCAGTGCGACCCGCGAATCCGAAGAAAATTCTGTTTCCTTTGAGCCTGACGAATCCTATTACCTCGGAGAACAAAGGGAGCATCCAGATTTAGCGATTGAAGTCAATATCACCAGCGGTAGTCCCAGAAAACTTGAGAGATATAAAAGATTTTCAATTCAAGAAGTATGGATGTGGCAAAATAATCAACTTTCTCTTTATTCATTAGATAACGGTGAATATCAAGAAATACCTGCTAGTAAGCTACTGCCAGATTTAGATATTACGTTATTGACTGAATGTGTATTAATGCCATCTCGCCTGCAAGCAATCCAAAAATTTACAGGGAAAGAATAA
- a CDS encoding phycobilisome protein encodes MLSPKVKELIVKARIVSFDSWPDDFSPEVISRFQGVDDEKYYLTDEDCDAIFKEKPELENNLAIAKLLRDNATDIVSKARENVLAEFPGITDEDGELYPAFRAEACWRDFWQFLRCVTYGVAANRADYISEIGLGFMEALYRELSVPLPAMVCGVKGLKQYSLGYVPAESDVDIAPPFDHLIAGLKGFTRE; translated from the coding sequence ATGCTTAGCCCGAAAGTAAAAGAACTGATTGTAAAAGCCCGCATTGTGAGTTTTGACAGTTGGCCAGATGATTTTTCGCCTGAAGTTATTTCACGTTTCCAAGGGGTGGATGATGAAAAATATTATTTAACTGACGAGGATTGTGATGCGATTTTTAAAGAAAAACCGGAGCTAGAAAATAATCTGGCGATCGCCAAGCTCCTGCGTGATAACGCCACAGATATTGTGTCGAAAGCTAGGGAAAACGTACTAGCCGAATTTCCGGGTATTACAGACGAAGATGGCGAGCTGTATCCTGCATTTCGGGCGGAGGCTTGCTGGCGAGATTTTTGGCAATTTTTGCGTTGTGTGACCTATGGCGTTGCTGCCAACCGGGCAGATTACATCAGTGAGATCGGTCTTGGATTTATGGAAGCGCTTTATCGAGAATTAAGCGTACCTTTGCCGGCAATGGTTTGTGGTGTGAAAGGGTTAAAGCAATATAGTTTGGGTTATGTTCCAGCAGAAAGTGATGTTGATATTGCACCACCATTCGATCACTTAATAGCAGGTTTGAAAGGTTTCACTCGCGAATAG